The Macaca fascicularis isolate 582-1 chromosome 1, T2T-MFA8v1.1 genome includes a window with the following:
- the INAVA gene encoding innate immunity activator protein isoform X3, which translates to MGQKSTMESKDEVSDTDSGIILQSGPDSPVSPMKELAHAVHKQQRALEARLEACLEELRRLCLREAELTGTLPAEYPLKPGEKVPKVRRRIGAAYKLDDWALHREDPLSSLERQLALQLQITEAARRLCLEENLSRQARRQRKHSMLQEEKKLQELQRCLVERRRNSEPPPAAALPLGRELSASDDSSLSDGLLLEEEESQVPKPPPESPAPPSRPLPPQTLEGLQPTEPEPGGPERAPVQNSPWKETSLDHPYEKPRKSSEPWSKSSSPATTPQDGPSASSLWLLEPASYHMVPIRGVPVQWQGRTSAPATPEMQGRRGQSQSLRVDSFRAGPEGRGRSAFPRRRPTHYTVTVPESCFPATKPPLPHASCHSCSEDSGSDISSISHPTSPGSSSPDISFLQPLSPPKTHRHRGAWGPAGSRELVAHHPKLLLPPGYFPAGRYVVVAESPLPPGEWELCRPAPGPAYEEEGTPLRYQRLVPSRSRIVRTPSLKDSPAGRGLSKAAVSEELKWWHERARLRSTRPHSLDRQGAFRVRSLPLGREGFGRALGPRAQVPTVCVLRRSPDGAPVQVFVPEKGEIISQV; encoded by the exons AAATCCACCATGGAGAGTAAGGATGAGGTCAGTGACACCGACAGCGGCATCATCCTGCAGTCTG GCCCTGACAGCCCAGTCTCCCCAATGAAGGAGCTGGCCCACGCAGTGCACAAGCAGCAGAGGGCCCTGGAGGCGAGGCTGGAGGCCTGCCTGGAGGAGCTGAGGAGACTCTGCCTGCGGGAGGCG GAGCTGACGGGCACCTTGCCAGCGGAGTATCCCCTCAAACCAGGGGAAAAGGTCCCCAAGGTTCGCCGCAGGATCGGAGCAGCTTACAAACTGGACGACTGGGCCTTGCACAGAGAG GACCCCCTAAGCAGCCTGGAGCGCCAGCTGGCCCTGCAGCTGCAGATCACAGAGGCAGCCCGTCGGCTATGCCTGGAGGAGAATCTCAGCAGGCAGGCTCGGCGGCAGCGGAAGCACTCCATGCTGCAGGAGGAGAAGAAGTTGCAGGAGCTCCAGCGCTGCCTAGTCGAGCGGAGGCGCAACAGTGAACCACCTCCGGCTGCTGCCCTCCCCCTGGGCCGAG AGCTCAGTGCCTCTGATGACAGCTCCCTGTCAGATGGGCTCCTCCTGGAGGAAG AGGAATCCCAAGTGCCAAAACCTCCTCCAGAGTCCCCAGCCCCACCTTCTCGGCCTCTCCCACCCCAAACCCTTGAGGGTCTGCAGCCAACAGAACCTGAGCCTGGGGGCCCGGAACGGGCTCCAGTCCAGAACAGCCCCTGgaaggagaccagcctggaccacccCTATGAGAAGCCCAGGAAATCTTCTGAGCCCTGGAGCAAATCCAG CAGCCCAGCCACCACGCCACAGGATGGGCCCAGTGCCTCTAGCCTGTGGCTTCTGGAGCCTGCCTCCTACCACATGGTTCCCATCCGTGGTGTTCCTGTCCAGTGGCAGGGCCGCACCAGTGCCCCAGCCACCCCCGAGATGCAGGGGAGGAGGGGCCAGTCGCAGTCTCTGAG GGTGGATTCCTTCCGGGCGGGTCCTGAGGGCCGAGGTCGCAGCGCCTTTCCCCGCCGCCGCCCCACTCACTACACGGTGACAGTGCCAGAGTCCTGCTTTCCCGCGACCAAGCCCCCGCTGCCCCACGCCTCCTGCCACTCCTGCTCAGAAGACAGTGGCTCTGACATCTCCAGCATCTCCCACCCCACCTCACCGGGCAGCAGCAGCCCCGACATCTCCTTTCTGcagcctctctcccctcccaAGACCCATCGTCACCGCGGGGCCTGGGGCCCAGCCGGCAGCAGAGAGCTGGTCGCCCACCACCCCAAGCTACTGCTGCCACCTGGCTATTTCCCGGCGGGGCGGTACGTGGTGGTGGCTGAGAGCCCCCTGCCGCCTGGCGAGTGGGAGCTGTGCCGCCCAGCCCCGGGCCCCGCCTACGAGGAGGAGGGCACTCCCCTGCGCTACCAGCGGCTGGTGCCCTCCCGCAGCCGCATTGTGCGGACGCCCTCCCTGAAGGACAGCCCGGCAGGCCGGGGGCTCAGTAAGGCCGCCGTGTCCGAGGAGCTCAAGTGGTGGCACGAGCGTGCACGCCTCCGGAGCACCCGCCCCCACTCACTGGACCGCCAAGGAGCTTTCCGGGTCAGGAGCCTGCCCCTCGGAAGAGAGGGCTTCGGGCGAGCCCTGGGACCCCGGGCACAG GTGCCCACAGTGTGTGTGCTGCGGAGATCGCCTGACGGGGCCCCTGTGCAAGTCTTTGTACCTGAGAAAGGAGAGATCATCAGCCAGGTGTAA
- the INAVA gene encoding innate immunity activator protein isoform X4 encodes MESKDEVSDTDSGIILQSGPDSPVSPMKELAHAVHKQQRALEARLEACLEELRRLCLREAELTGTLPAEYPLKPGEKVPKVRRRIGAAYKLDDWALHREDPLSSLERQLALQLQITEAARRLCLEENLSRQARRQRKHSMLQEEKKLQELQRCLVERRRNSEPPPAAALPLGRELSASDDSSLSDGLLLEEEESQVPKPPPESPAPPSRPLPPQTLEGLQPTEPEPGGPERAPVQNSPWKETSLDHPYEKPRKSSEPWSKSSSPATTPQDGPSASSLWLLEPASYHMVPIRGVPVQWQGRTSAPATPEMQGRRGQSQSLRVDSFRAGPEGRGRSAFPRRRPTHYTVTVPESCFPATKPPLPHASCHSCSEDSGSDISSISHPTSPGSSSPDISFLQPLSPPKTHRHRGAWGPAGSRELVAHHPKLLLPPGYFPAGRYVVVAESPLPPGEWELCRPAPGPAYEEEGTPLRYQRLVPSRSRIVRTPSLKDSPAGRGLSKAAVSEELKWWHERARLRSTRPHSLDRQGAFRVRSLPLGREGFGRALGPRAQVPTVCVLRRSPDGAPVQVFVPEKGEIISQV; translated from the exons ATGGAGAGTAAGGATGAGGTCAGTGACACCGACAGCGGCATCATCCTGCAGTCTG GCCCTGACAGCCCAGTCTCCCCAATGAAGGAGCTGGCCCACGCAGTGCACAAGCAGCAGAGGGCCCTGGAGGCGAGGCTGGAGGCCTGCCTGGAGGAGCTGAGGAGACTCTGCCTGCGGGAGGCG GAGCTGACGGGCACCTTGCCAGCGGAGTATCCCCTCAAACCAGGGGAAAAGGTCCCCAAGGTTCGCCGCAGGATCGGAGCAGCTTACAAACTGGACGACTGGGCCTTGCACAGAGAG GACCCCCTAAGCAGCCTGGAGCGCCAGCTGGCCCTGCAGCTGCAGATCACAGAGGCAGCCCGTCGGCTATGCCTGGAGGAGAATCTCAGCAGGCAGGCTCGGCGGCAGCGGAAGCACTCCATGCTGCAGGAGGAGAAGAAGTTGCAGGAGCTCCAGCGCTGCCTAGTCGAGCGGAGGCGCAACAGTGAACCACCTCCGGCTGCTGCCCTCCCCCTGGGCCGAG AGCTCAGTGCCTCTGATGACAGCTCCCTGTCAGATGGGCTCCTCCTGGAGGAAG AGGAATCCCAAGTGCCAAAACCTCCTCCAGAGTCCCCAGCCCCACCTTCTCGGCCTCTCCCACCCCAAACCCTTGAGGGTCTGCAGCCAACAGAACCTGAGCCTGGGGGCCCGGAACGGGCTCCAGTCCAGAACAGCCCCTGgaaggagaccagcctggaccacccCTATGAGAAGCCCAGGAAATCTTCTGAGCCCTGGAGCAAATCCAG CAGCCCAGCCACCACGCCACAGGATGGGCCCAGTGCCTCTAGCCTGTGGCTTCTGGAGCCTGCCTCCTACCACATGGTTCCCATCCGTGGTGTTCCTGTCCAGTGGCAGGGCCGCACCAGTGCCCCAGCCACCCCCGAGATGCAGGGGAGGAGGGGCCAGTCGCAGTCTCTGAG GGTGGATTCCTTCCGGGCGGGTCCTGAGGGCCGAGGTCGCAGCGCCTTTCCCCGCCGCCGCCCCACTCACTACACGGTGACAGTGCCAGAGTCCTGCTTTCCCGCGACCAAGCCCCCGCTGCCCCACGCCTCCTGCCACTCCTGCTCAGAAGACAGTGGCTCTGACATCTCCAGCATCTCCCACCCCACCTCACCGGGCAGCAGCAGCCCCGACATCTCCTTTCTGcagcctctctcccctcccaAGACCCATCGTCACCGCGGGGCCTGGGGCCCAGCCGGCAGCAGAGAGCTGGTCGCCCACCACCCCAAGCTACTGCTGCCACCTGGCTATTTCCCGGCGGGGCGGTACGTGGTGGTGGCTGAGAGCCCCCTGCCGCCTGGCGAGTGGGAGCTGTGCCGCCCAGCCCCGGGCCCCGCCTACGAGGAGGAGGGCACTCCCCTGCGCTACCAGCGGCTGGTGCCCTCCCGCAGCCGCATTGTGCGGACGCCCTCCCTGAAGGACAGCCCGGCAGGCCGGGGGCTCAGTAAGGCCGCCGTGTCCGAGGAGCTCAAGTGGTGGCACGAGCGTGCACGCCTCCGGAGCACCCGCCCCCACTCACTGGACCGCCAAGGAGCTTTCCGGGTCAGGAGCCTGCCCCTCGGAAGAGAGGGCTTCGGGCGAGCCCTGGGACCCCGGGCACAG GTGCCCACAGTGTGTGTGCTGCGGAGATCGCCTGACGGGGCCCCTGTGCAAGTCTTTGTACCTGAGAAAGGAGAGATCATCAGCCAGGTGTAA